The Rhododendron vialii isolate Sample 1 chromosome 5a, ASM3025357v1 genome contains a region encoding:
- the LOC131327070 gene encoding uncharacterized protein LOC131327070, giving the protein MGDEKVKNEALEIMGLFQVLPRLVVFDLDHTLWPFYCECRSKREMPSLYPHAKGIIYALKDKGIDVAIASRSPTVDIAKAFLDKLDIRSMFVSQEIFSSWTHKTEHFQRINRRTGVPYNSMLFFDDEDRNIEAVSNMGVTSILVGNGVNLGAFRQGLMEFSQSSGPSNRSARK; this is encoded by the exons ATGGGCGACGAGAAGGTGAAGAACGAGGCGCTGGAGATTATGGGTTTGTTTCAAGTGTTGCCTCGTTTGGTCGTCTTCGATCTCGACCACACTCTCTGGCCTTTCTACTG TGAATGCCGCTCCAAGCGTGAAATGCCATCACTGTACCCCCATGCGAAAGGCATCATATATGCACTGAAGGACAAGGGAATTGATGTTGCTATTGCATCTAGATCACCAACTGTGGATATAGCAAAGGCCTTTCTTGACAAATTGGACATAAGATCGATGTTTGTGTCCCAG GAGATCTTTTCCAGTTGGACACACAAGACAGAGCACTTCCAAAGAATTAATAGGAGGACTGGGGTTCCATATAACTCAATGCTCTTTTTTGATGACGAGGACCGCAACATTGAAGCG GTATCAAATATGGGCGTGACCAGCATCTTGGTCGGAAATGGGGTAAACCTTGGGGCTTTCAGACAAGGGCTTATGGAATTTTCTCAGAGTTCAGGTCCATCGAATAGGAGCGCACGGAAATGA